In Lysobacter luteus, a single window of DNA contains:
- a CDS encoding energy transducer TonB: MERNFLRWGLALVVLLAAGSVLATGPRGVRETAEASMLVTGTVDIEPDGRVSGYRLDRVDELPPAVVDLVTKAAGAWRFEPVLVDGVAAPARTSMSLRLVARQLDEDQYVAEVRSAKFGEVPPGQMPRNGVRTPPRYPGSMLVAGVSGTVYLVARFGIDGTVEDVIAEQVNLKVVAGENQMRLYRRTLAQASIAAARRWTFVPPTDGLAAGETHWSVRVPVSFNIGRGSKPEYGQWQAYVPGPRQEIPWISEDERGFSPDALAAGGIYPLGQHGPRLLTGPNGS, encoded by the coding sequence ATGGAACGGAACTTCTTGCGATGGGGCCTGGCCCTGGTCGTGCTGCTGGCCGCGGGCAGCGTGCTGGCCACCGGCCCGCGCGGCGTGAGGGAGACGGCGGAGGCCAGCATGCTGGTCACCGGCACGGTCGACATCGAGCCCGACGGCCGCGTCAGCGGCTACCGGCTGGACCGCGTTGACGAACTGCCGCCGGCCGTGGTCGATCTCGTCACGAAGGCGGCCGGCGCGTGGCGCTTCGAACCGGTGCTGGTGGATGGCGTCGCCGCCCCGGCCCGAACCTCGATGAGCCTGCGGCTGGTCGCACGCCAGCTCGATGAGGACCAGTACGTTGCCGAAGTCCGCAGCGCGAAGTTCGGCGAGGTCCCCCCCGGCCAGATGCCACGCAATGGCGTGCGTACGCCGCCCCGCTACCCCGGCAGCATGCTGGTCGCGGGGGTATCGGGCACGGTCTATCTCGTGGCCCGGTTCGGCATCGACGGGACCGTCGAGGACGTCATTGCCGAGCAGGTCAACCTCAAGGTCGTGGCCGGCGAAAACCAGATGCGGCTCTACCGTCGGACCCTTGCGCAGGCCAGCATCGCTGCCGCACGGAGATGGACGTTCGTCCCGCCGACCGACGGACTGGCCGCCGGCGAGACCCACTGGTCGGTGCGGGTGCCGGTCAGTTTCAACATCGGACGCGGCAGCAAGCCGGAGTACGGCCAGTGGCAGGCCTATGTGCCGGGTCCGCGACAGGAAATCCCCTGGATCAGCGAGGACGAGCGCGGCTTCTCGCCGGACGCACTGGCGGCCGGCGGCATCTACCCGCTCGGGCAACACGGGCCACGGCTGCTGACGGGACCCAACGGGAGCTGA
- a CDS encoding ankyrin repeat domain-containing protein has protein sequence MAAFALSAVVGVALLVLWRLWPLWQGLERDDGALGDHWRALAGLEPGAWRGLGVAVAIAAVAGLVVLLAWPALVDGALRWVAAVALLLASAGLHAWLQRVAPPEALRFFDEDEYVDEALPEPPAPEPALAAEPALAAAPLVDDIVIASPVAAPTAPPAEPLEPALYEAARGGRVERALELIEAGADPHAPPPSDDRDQRSLAVLAAVLPDLRLLRELIARGVDLNVAHAGMTPLLAATRDSWHGRPDAVMTLLANGADSRVTDAEGNTPLHFAARSSDPGVAALLRDAAAELEVLNHDGLSPLGVACAAGNWRLTRFLLERGARPEPVDGQPALLSAAGGEDDDVAGVQLLLKLKAKVDARGRDGRRALHEAALAGHEAIVDALLAAGADPIAADDHGRTPLHEAARGGHLALLGRLLDAVPADRHDAASAADDQGRDLLMLACMAEGGSPELVQRLLALGIDPARTDADGKRAIERAAAAGRWSLVAVLDPAHALPASVGGDQAVPDRAPAALLREGLGEGREHQLDAVAALLGPAELGALLHDGDGVVPPHQVDWLLSRGADPEVRDGRGRTPLVLLLDRGPSALATLQALLRRGVSPAGAGNLARFMAACAAAEPMARELEPTALELLDRGADPFAPSPAGDPPLALAVRLGWSRVLDRLLQSGAGLDVRDSHGMSPLHLAAALGRDGMLRQLVAHGASPDLRAADGQTPLGVALSAGRRDLADWLDWRGWPLPRRRLGPADVPAAAIVGDADAVRRLLDLGLPVDALDSQGCSALLRAAGGGHRAVVDLLLARGADPQRAAGSGATPLSAAVSMRHADIVDRLLAAGADIEQRLPGDLTVLMVACALGLPDLAARLLGAGADVHAVDAQGRTAMHCAAMFGFNARERTRLVALFDTLLLANGEADINADAGGATPLLLLLGARAEPGSAADEAVLVAALEQLTDHDARLDVQDPRGFGPLHLAALHGLLQVVQWLLRAGADPDLRDGLNRSPREIAVMRGFVDIAAEFAPPGPPGGDVSMARFLRDRG, from the coding sequence ATGGCCGCATTCGCGCTGAGCGCGGTGGTCGGCGTGGCGCTGCTGGTGCTGTGGCGGCTGTGGCCGCTCTGGCAGGGACTGGAGCGCGACGACGGTGCGCTGGGCGACCACTGGCGCGCGCTGGCCGGGTTGGAGCCCGGTGCGTGGCGCGGACTTGGCGTGGCGGTCGCGATTGCCGCTGTCGCCGGCCTGGTGGTGCTGCTGGCCTGGCCGGCGTTGGTCGATGGCGCGTTGCGCTGGGTCGCCGCGGTGGCGTTGCTGCTGGCTTCGGCTGGCCTGCACGCCTGGCTGCAGCGCGTCGCACCGCCCGAGGCGCTGCGGTTCTTCGACGAGGACGAGTACGTCGACGAAGCGCTGCCCGAGCCACCCGCACCGGAGCCCGCGCTGGCAGCGGAACCGGCCCTGGCCGCGGCGCCGCTGGTGGACGACATCGTCATCGCGTCCCCGGTGGCCGCACCAACAGCACCACCGGCGGAACCGCTGGAGCCGGCCCTGTACGAGGCCGCCAGGGGTGGCCGGGTGGAACGCGCGCTCGAGCTGATCGAGGCCGGCGCTGATCCGCACGCTCCGCCGCCCTCCGACGACCGCGATCAGCGCAGCCTGGCCGTGCTGGCCGCGGTGCTGCCCGACCTGCGCCTGCTGCGCGAGCTCATTGCGCGCGGCGTCGACCTCAACGTCGCCCACGCCGGGATGACGCCGCTGCTGGCCGCCACCCGCGACAGCTGGCATGGACGCCCCGATGCGGTCATGACGCTGCTGGCCAACGGCGCCGATTCGCGCGTGACCGACGCCGAGGGCAACACCCCGCTGCATTTCGCCGCCCGCAGCTCCGACCCGGGCGTGGCCGCCCTGCTGCGCGACGCCGCGGCGGAACTGGAGGTGCTGAACCACGACGGCCTGTCGCCGCTGGGGGTCGCGTGCGCGGCCGGCAACTGGCGGCTCACCCGCTTCCTGCTCGAGCGTGGTGCCCGTCCGGAGCCCGTCGACGGCCAGCCCGCCCTGCTGTCGGCCGCCGGTGGCGAGGACGACGACGTCGCCGGGGTGCAACTGCTGCTCAAGCTCAAGGCCAAGGTCGACGCCCGTGGCCGCGACGGCCGCCGTGCCCTGCACGAGGCCGCACTGGCCGGGCACGAGGCGATCGTCGACGCCCTGCTGGCGGCCGGCGCCGACCCGATCGCCGCCGACGACCACGGCCGCACACCGCTGCACGAGGCTGCACGCGGTGGGCACCTGGCCCTGCTGGGTCGCCTGCTCGATGCGGTGCCGGCCGATCGCCACGACGCGGCCAGCGCCGCCGACGATCAGGGCCGCGACCTGCTGATGCTGGCCTGCATGGCCGAGGGCGGCAGCCCCGAACTGGTCCAGCGGCTGCTCGCGCTCGGCATCGATCCGGCCCGCACCGATGCCGACGGCAAGCGCGCGATCGAGCGCGCCGCGGCCGCCGGGCGCTGGTCGCTGGTCGCGGTGCTGGACCCCGCGCATGCCCTGCCGGCCAGTGTCGGCGGTGACCAGGCGGTACCCGACCGCGCGCCGGCCGCGCTGTTGCGCGAAGGCCTGGGCGAAGGTCGCGAACACCAGCTCGATGCGGTTGCTGCGCTGCTCGGCCCGGCCGAGCTCGGCGCGCTGCTGCACGACGGCGACGGCGTGGTGCCGCCACACCAGGTCGACTGGCTGCTGTCGCGCGGCGCCGACCCGGAAGTTCGCGACGGCCGCGGACGTACGCCACTGGTGCTCTTGCTCGACCGCGGCCCGTCCGCGCTCGCAACGCTGCAGGCGCTGTTGCGCCGGGGTGTTTCGCCTGCGGGCGCCGGCAACCTGGCCCGCTTCATGGCCGCCTGCGCCGCCGCCGAGCCGATGGCGCGCGAGCTGGAACCCACTGCCCTGGAGCTGCTGGACCGCGGCGCCGACCCCTTCGCGCCCAGCCCGGCCGGCGACCCGCCGCTGGCGCTCGCGGTGCGGTTGGGCTGGTCGCGCGTCCTGGACCGCCTGCTGCAGAGCGGCGCCGGCCTGGACGTGCGCGACAGCCACGGCATGAGCCCGCTGCACCTGGCGGCCGCGCTTGGCCGAGACGGAATGCTGCGCCAGCTGGTCGCGCATGGGGCTTCGCCCGACCTGCGCGCCGCCGATGGCCAGACGCCGCTCGGCGTGGCGCTGTCTGCCGGCCGGCGCGACCTGGCCGACTGGCTCGACTGGCGTGGCTGGCCGCTGCCGCGCCGTCGCCTTGGCCCGGCCGACGTCCCGGCGGCCGCGATCGTTGGCGATGCCGATGCGGTACGCCGGCTGCTGGACCTGGGCCTTCCCGTGGATGCGCTCGACAGCCAGGGCTGCAGCGCGTTGCTGCGCGCGGCTGGTGGCGGCCACCGCGCGGTGGTCGACCTGCTGCTGGCACGCGGGGCCGACCCCCAGCGCGCGGCGGGCTCGGGCGCGACGCCGCTGTCGGCGGCGGTCAGCATGCGCCACGCCGACATCGTCGACCGTCTGCTGGCCGCCGGCGCCGACATCGAACAGCGCCTGCCCGGCGACCTCACCGTCCTGATGGTTGCCTGCGCGCTCGGCCTGCCCGACCTCGCCGCGCGCCTGCTCGGCGCCGGCGCCGACGTGCATGCAGTCGACGCCCAGGGGCGGACCGCGATGCACTGCGCTGCGATGTTCGGTTTCAATGCGCGCGAGCGTACCCGCCTGGTGGCGCTGTTCGACACCCTGCTGCTGGCCAATGGCGAGGCCGACATCAACGCCGATGCCGGCGGCGCGACGCCGCTGCTGTTGTTGCTTGGCGCACGCGCCGAGCCCGGCAGCGCTGCCGACGAGGCCGTGCTTGTCGCCGCGCTGGAACAACTGACCGACCACGATGCGCGACTCGACGTGCAGGACCCGCGCGGCTTCGGCCCACTGCACCTGGCCGCGCTGCATGGCCTGTTGCAGGTGGTGCAGTGGCTGTTGCGCGCCGGCGCCGATCCGGACCTGCGCGATGGCCTCAACCGCAGCCCGCGCGAGATCGCCGTGATGCGCGGTTTCGTCGACATCGCCGCCGAGTTCGCGCCGCCCGGACCGCCCGGCGGCGATGTGTCGATGGCCCGTTTCCTGCGCGACCGCGGCTGA
- a CDS encoding YcgL domain-containing protein — protein MQAHIYKSLRKDDTYVFLAARDDFDRVPAPVRDALGRLQFVMELDVTPDRKLARGDAATVRENLATRGFHLQMPPNGAVDPMTEDWGTDA, from the coding sequence ATGCAAGCGCATATCTACAAGAGCCTCCGCAAGGACGACACCTACGTGTTCCTCGCCGCGCGCGACGATTTCGACCGCGTGCCCGCGCCCGTGCGCGACGCGCTGGGCCGGTTGCAGTTCGTCATGGAACTTGACGTCACGCCCGACCGCAAGCTGGCCCGCGGCGATGCGGCGACGGTCCGCGAGAACCTGGCGACCCGCGGGTTCCACCTGCAGATGCCGCCCAACGGCGCGGTGGACCCGATGACCGAGGACTGGGGCACCGATGCCTGA
- the cydB gene encoding cytochrome d ubiquinol oxidase subunit II, translating to MDLQTVLPVVWFGVIGFGVLMYVLLDGFVLGLGILAPFAEDEGQLDHMMNTAAPIWDGNETWLVLGGAGLLAAFPKAYALVLSALYLPVLLMLIALIFRGVAFEFRFKARRAKPFWGAAFSLGSMLAAFAQGVILGALVEGMPLEGGQYLGGAFGWFSPFSMLTGIAVVFGYALLGSGWLILKTEGPLQKVARVLARPLVLVVAAFMGLVSAWLPFLDSRIMARWFEDGNFWWLAPVPLLVLANAVALWRAAMREGRDARPFVLTLCFFALGFAGLVLGIWPNIVPPAMTIWDAASPPSSQGFVLAGLVFLLPAILGYTWWSYSVFKGKVAADAGYH from the coding sequence ATGGACTTGCAGACGGTGTTGCCGGTGGTCTGGTTCGGCGTGATCGGCTTTGGCGTGCTGATGTACGTGCTGCTGGACGGCTTCGTGCTCGGCCTCGGCATCCTCGCGCCGTTCGCCGAGGACGAGGGCCAGCTGGACCACATGATGAATACCGCCGCGCCGATCTGGGACGGAAACGAGACCTGGCTGGTACTGGGTGGTGCCGGTTTACTGGCGGCGTTCCCGAAGGCGTACGCGCTGGTGCTGTCGGCACTGTACCTCCCGGTGCTGCTGATGCTGATCGCGTTGATCTTCCGTGGCGTTGCGTTCGAATTCCGGTTCAAGGCGCGGCGGGCCAAGCCGTTCTGGGGCGCGGCGTTCTCGCTGGGCTCGATGCTGGCCGCGTTCGCGCAGGGCGTCATCCTCGGCGCACTGGTCGAAGGGATGCCGCTGGAAGGGGGCCAGTACCTCGGCGGCGCGTTCGGCTGGTTCAGCCCGTTCTCGATGCTGACCGGCATCGCGGTGGTGTTCGGCTATGCGCTGCTCGGGTCCGGCTGGCTGATCCTCAAGACCGAAGGACCACTGCAGAAAGTCGCGCGCGTGCTGGCCCGGCCGCTGGTGCTCGTGGTCGCCGCGTTCATGGGACTGGTGAGTGCATGGCTGCCGTTCCTGGACTCGCGGATCATGGCGCGCTGGTTCGAGGACGGGAACTTCTGGTGGCTCGCACCGGTGCCGCTGCTGGTGCTCGCCAATGCGGTCGCGCTGTGGCGCGCAGCGATGCGCGAGGGGCGCGACGCACGCCCGTTCGTGCTCACGCTGTGCTTCTTCGCGCTTGGCTTCGCCGGGCTGGTGCTGGGTATCTGGCCCAACATCGTGCCGCCTGCCATGACCATCTGGGACGCGGCCTCGCCGCCGTCGTCGCAGGGGTTCGTACTGGCCGGGCTGGTGTTCCTGCTGCCGGCGATCCTGGGTTACACGTGGTGGTCCTACAGCGTGTTCAAGGGCAAGGTGGCGGCGGACGCCGGCTATCACTGA
- a CDS encoding cytochrome ubiquinol oxidase subunit I — MDADWFSPLFLSRVQFGFVISFHILFPAFTIGLASWLAFLEFRWLRTREDLWRDLYFFWLKIFAISFGMGVVSGIVMSFQFGTNWAVLSERAGNILGPLLSYEVLTAFFLEATFLGVMLFGWKRVSDRLHFFATCMVALGTLISTFWIISANSWMQTPQGHEIVDGVFMPVDWWAIIFNPSFPYRLAHMVLAAFITTCFVIGGVGAWYLRRGEHVAAGKRMLGLAVAFAIIAVPLQVGVGDLHGLNVAEHQPTKLAAMEGHWEEGEAGAGLPLVLFGWPNAAEERNDYAVEVPRLGSLVLTHSWDGTIEPLSAVPPSERPPVAPVFWGFRIMVGIGLAMLALVVASAWAWRRRWLYDSKWLLNGWRLMAPSGFVALLAGWYVVEIGRQPYVVYGLLRTSESVSPNIQAAAVLGSLITYAVAYAVIFGAGIWYLLALIRRGPLPHEPAPQHDEGERTPARPLSVGNRHGEATPGPAGTGDDADVIREAR; from the coding sequence GTGGATGCCGACTGGTTCTCGCCGCTGTTCCTCTCACGGGTCCAGTTCGGCTTCGTGATCTCGTTCCACATCCTGTTCCCGGCCTTCACCATCGGCCTGGCGAGCTGGCTGGCATTCCTGGAATTCCGCTGGCTGCGCACGCGCGAAGACCTCTGGCGCGACCTCTACTTCTTCTGGCTCAAGATCTTCGCGATCTCGTTCGGCATGGGCGTGGTCAGCGGCATCGTCATGAGTTTCCAGTTCGGCACCAACTGGGCGGTGCTGAGCGAGCGCGCCGGCAACATCCTCGGGCCGCTGCTGTCCTACGAGGTACTGACCGCGTTCTTCCTGGAGGCGACCTTCCTCGGGGTGATGCTGTTCGGCTGGAAGCGCGTCTCCGACCGGCTGCATTTCTTCGCCACCTGCATGGTCGCGCTGGGCACGTTGATCTCGACGTTCTGGATCATCTCGGCCAACAGCTGGATGCAGACACCGCAAGGGCACGAGATCGTCGATGGCGTGTTCATGCCGGTCGACTGGTGGGCAATCATCTTCAATCCGTCGTTCCCGTACCGCCTGGCGCACATGGTGCTGGCCGCGTTCATCACCACCTGCTTCGTGATCGGCGGGGTCGGGGCGTGGTACCTGCGGCGTGGCGAGCACGTCGCGGCCGGCAAGCGGATGCTGGGGCTGGCCGTCGCGTTCGCGATCATCGCGGTGCCGCTGCAAGTGGGCGTGGGCGACCTGCACGGCCTCAACGTCGCCGAGCACCAGCCGACCAAGCTGGCGGCGATGGAGGGCCACTGGGAGGAAGGAGAAGCCGGCGCCGGCTTGCCGCTGGTGCTGTTCGGCTGGCCCAACGCGGCGGAGGAACGCAACGACTACGCGGTCGAGGTCCCGCGGCTGGGCAGCCTGGTGCTGACCCACAGCTGGGACGGCACGATCGAGCCCCTGAGTGCGGTGCCGCCGTCGGAGCGCCCGCCGGTGGCACCGGTGTTCTGGGGCTTCCGCATCATGGTCGGGATCGGCCTGGCGATGCTGGCGCTGGTGGTGGCCTCGGCCTGGGCCTGGCGTCGCCGGTGGCTGTACGACTCCAAGTGGCTGCTCAACGGCTGGCGCCTGATGGCGCCGTCGGGCTTCGTCGCGCTACTGGCCGGCTGGTACGTGGTCGAGATCGGCCGGCAACCCTACGTGGTCTATGGCCTGCTCCGTACCAGCGAGTCGGTCAGCCCCAACATCCAGGCGGCGGCGGTCCTGGGTTCGCTCATCACTTACGCGGTCGCCTACGCGGTGATCTTCGGTGCCGGCATCTGGTACCTGCTTGCGCTGATCCGGCGCGGGCCGTTGCCGCACGAGCCGGCACCGCAACATGACGAAGGCGAGCGCACGCCCGCGCGGCCGCTGTCGGTCGGCAACCGGCACGGCGAAGCCACTCCCGGCCCCGCCGGTACCGGCGACGATGCCGACGTGATCAGGGAGGCCCGCTGA
- a CDS encoding S9 family peptidase, protein MLRLLPLSAALLLSASLLPGHASAQGVPLNDTSTASTPITLDQAMADPDWIGPPVERAWWSWDGTRAQYNLKRAGESIRDTWEVGVDGGVPVRVDGPARAQLDAADPAYDASRTRMAFVRNGDIFVRDLRSGALTQVTRSNDAESRPQWSRGGNLVFRAGNEWFQWHAGLGTSQAAIVKAEKDPAVEPMPDDLRDRQLRLIETLATERARREAAREQEQAWRAVDPTRAPLPAYLGDGLEIVDSALSPDAAWMLVVTEAKGADEGQAGKMPKYVTESGYEEFEEVRVRVGRNAPLPHRLWLVEVASGKVSELGFDGLPGIGTDPLATMREKAELPPLEGDRPVRVETDGDGSGPAIHWRDDGRSAAVLLRAVDNKDRWIATVSPAAGQVDQAALATRHRLHDDAWINWSFNDFGWTGDGALWLLSEQTGHSHLYIADGAGEPRALTSGNWEASSPVLGADGRTFFFTCNRNWPGDYEVCAVDRDGGAVREVTALDGVESFALSPDGSRLLVRHSDSYLPTQLAVVDTTGERTAQLTDTRSAEFKARQWVQPEIVQIPSSDGAGTIWGKYYGPADMQPGREYPVVMFVHGAGYLQNVHDRYPVYFREQMFHNLLVQQGYIVLDLDYRASEGYGRDWRTAIYRQMGTPELQDYLDGLAWLGANRQGDVDRAGIYGGSYGGFMTFMALFKEPGTFKAGAALRPVTDWSQYNHEYTSNILNTPELDPEAYLRSSPIEFAEGLQDNLLIAHGMIDNNVFYKDSVMLAQRLIELRKDDWELASYPLERHGFVHPDSWYDEYRRIYELFEDNLK, encoded by the coding sequence ATGCTCCGCTTGCTGCCGTTGTCCGCCGCCCTGTTGTTGTCCGCCTCGCTGTTGCCGGGCCACGCGTCCGCCCAGGGCGTACCGCTCAACGACACGTCCACCGCCTCGACCCCGATCACGCTCGACCAGGCGATGGCCGACCCGGACTGGATCGGCCCGCCGGTGGAACGCGCGTGGTGGTCGTGGGACGGCACCCGCGCGCAGTACAACCTCAAGCGCGCAGGCGAGTCGATCCGCGACACCTGGGAAGTCGGAGTCGACGGCGGCGTGCCGGTGCGGGTGGACGGCCCGGCGCGCGCGCAGCTCGATGCCGCCGACCCGGCCTACGACGCCAGCCGCACGCGCATGGCCTTCGTGCGGAATGGCGACATCTTCGTGCGCGACCTGCGCAGCGGTGCACTGACCCAGGTGACCCGCAGCAACGACGCCGAGTCGCGCCCGCAGTGGAGCCGTGGCGGCAACCTCGTGTTCCGCGCCGGCAACGAGTGGTTCCAGTGGCACGCCGGCCTCGGCACCAGCCAGGCCGCGATCGTCAAGGCCGAGAAGGATCCGGCGGTCGAGCCGATGCCCGACGACCTGCGCGACCGCCAGCTGCGGCTGATCGAAACCCTCGCCACCGAGCGCGCCCGGCGCGAGGCCGCGCGCGAGCAGGAGCAGGCCTGGCGCGCCGTCGATCCGACCCGCGCGCCGCTGCCGGCCTACCTCGGCGACGGCCTGGAGATCGTCGACAGCGCACTGTCGCCCGACGCGGCGTGGATGCTGGTGGTGACCGAGGCCAAGGGCGCCGATGAAGGCCAGGCCGGCAAGATGCCCAAGTACGTGACCGAGTCCGGTTACGAGGAGTTCGAGGAAGTGCGGGTGCGGGTCGGTCGCAACGCGCCGCTGCCGCATCGCCTGTGGCTGGTCGAGGTCGCCAGCGGCAAGGTCTCCGAGCTCGGGTTCGACGGCCTGCCCGGCATCGGCACGGACCCGCTCGCCACGATGCGCGAGAAGGCTGAGCTGCCCCCGCTGGAAGGCGACCGCCCGGTGCGCGTGGAAACCGACGGCGACGGCAGCGGCCCGGCGATCCATTGGCGCGACGACGGCCGCAGCGCCGCCGTGCTGCTGCGCGCGGTCGACAACAAGGACCGCTGGATCGCGACCGTGTCCCCGGCGGCCGGGCAGGTCGACCAGGCTGCCCTTGCCACGCGCCATCGCCTCCACGACGACGCCTGGATCAACTGGAGCTTCAACGACTTCGGCTGGACCGGCGACGGTGCGCTGTGGCTGCTGTCGGAGCAGACCGGGCACTCGCATCTCTACATTGCCGACGGTGCGGGCGAGCCGCGCGCGCTGACCTCGGGCAACTGGGAGGCATCCTCGCCGGTGCTGGGCGCGGACGGCCGCACGTTCTTCTTCACCTGCAACCGCAACTGGCCGGGCGACTACGAGGTCTGCGCGGTCGACCGCGACGGTGGCGCCGTCCGCGAGGTGACCGCGCTCGACGGCGTGGAAAGCTTCGCGCTCTCGCCTGACGGCTCCCGGCTGCTGGTGCGCCACTCCGACAGCTACCTGCCGACCCAGCTGGCCGTGGTCGACACGACCGGCGAGCGCACCGCCCAGCTGACCGACACCCGCAGCGCCGAGTTCAAGGCGCGCCAGTGGGTGCAGCCCGAGATCGTCCAGATTCCGTCCAGCGACGGGGCGGGCACGATTTGGGGCAAGTACTACGGGCCGGCCGACATGCAGCCCGGGCGCGAGTATCCGGTGGTGATGTTCGTGCATGGCGCCGGCTACCTGCAGAACGTGCATGACCGTTACCCGGTGTATTTCCGCGAGCAGATGTTCCACAACCTGCTGGTGCAGCAGGGCTACATCGTGCTCGACCTGGACTACCGCGCATCGGAAGGCTACGGGCGCGATTGGCGCACCGCGATCTACCGGCAGATGGGAACGCCGGAGCTGCAGGACTACCTCGACGGCCTGGCGTGGCTCGGCGCCAACCGGCAGGGCGACGTTGACCGCGCCGGCATCTACGGCGGCAGCTACGGTGGCTTCATGACCTTCATGGCGCTGTTCAAGGAGCCGGGCACGTTCAAGGCCGGCGCCGCGCTGCGCCCGGTGACGGACTGGTCGCAGTACAACCACGAGTACACGTCCAACATCCTCAACACGCCCGAGCTCGACCCCGAGGCGTACCTGCGCTCGTCGCCCATCGAGTTCGCCGAAGGCCTGCAGGACAACCTGCTGATCGCCCACGGCATGATCGACAACAACGTGTTCTACAAGGACTCGGTGATGCTCGCCCAGCGCCTGATCGAGCTGCGCAAGGACGACTGGGAGCTGGCCTCGTACCCGCTCGAACGCCACGGCTTCGTCCACCCCGACAGCTGGTACGACGAGTACCGGCGGATCTACGAGTTGTTCGAGGACAACCTGAAGTAG
- the hemF gene encoding oxygen-dependent coproporphyrinogen oxidase: MTAHSPDPDFIRVRDYLTGLQDRICTAIEQADGQARFVEDAWTRAPGEAGPAGLGGGGRTRILRDGAVFEQAGIGFSDVSGTRLPPSATANRPELVGASWRAVGVSLVFHPRNPYLPTTHANVRHFRAERDGKTVAWWFGGGFDLTPFYPVDEDVMHWHRTARALCEPFGGQARYDAHKRWCDEYFFLKHRGETRGIGGLFFDDLQGDFETDFGYMRAVGDGFLVAYLPIVERRKDTPYGERERQFQLYRRGRYVEFNLVLDRGTHFGLQSGGRTESILMSLPPLARWEYGYQPEPGSPESRLGDYLQPREWLAEP; this comes from the coding sequence ATGACCGCGCACTCCCCCGACCCCGACTTCATCCGCGTCCGCGATTACCTCACCGGGCTGCAGGACCGCATCTGCACCGCGATAGAGCAGGCCGACGGCCAGGCCCGCTTCGTCGAGGACGCCTGGACGCGTGCGCCCGGGGAGGCGGGCCCGGCCGGACTCGGCGGTGGCGGCCGGACCCGCATCCTGCGCGATGGCGCGGTGTTCGAGCAGGCCGGCATCGGCTTTTCCGACGTCTCCGGTACCAGGCTGCCGCCCTCGGCCACCGCCAACCGCCCCGAACTGGTCGGCGCCTCGTGGCGCGCGGTCGGCGTGTCGCTGGTGTTCCACCCGCGCAACCCGTACCTGCCGACCACCCACGCCAACGTCCGCCACTTCCGCGCCGAACGCGACGGCAAGACCGTCGCCTGGTGGTTCGGCGGCGGTTTCGACCTGACCCCGTTCTATCCGGTCGACGAGGACGTGATGCACTGGCACCGCACCGCGCGCGCGCTGTGCGAACCGTTCGGCGGCCAGGCGCGCTACGACGCGCACAAGCGCTGGTGCGACGAGTACTTCTTCCTCAAGCACCGCGGCGAGACCCGCGGCATTGGCGGGCTGTTCTTCGACGACCTGCAGGGCGATTTCGAGACCGACTTCGGTTACATGCGCGCCGTGGGCGATGGCTTCCTCGTCGCCTACCTGCCGATCGTGGAACGCCGCAAGGACACGCCATATGGCGAGCGCGAGCGCCAGTTCCAGCTGTACCGGCGCGGGCGCTACGTCGAGTTCAACCTGGTGCTCGACCGCGGCACCCACTTCGGCCTGCAGTCGGGCGGACGCACCGAGTCGATCCTGATGAGCCTGCCGCCGCTGGCGCGCTGGGAATACGGCTACCAGCCCGAGCCGGGCAGCCCCGAATCGCGCCTGGGCGACTACCTGCAGCCGCGGGAGTGGCTGGCCGAGCCGTAA
- a CDS encoding methyltransferase domain-containing protein, producing the protein MGAAPARAIAAAFAPGHPLGNRWDYYYSRTKLGSDPLYPGVCDALRGTAAPLLDLGCGLGLLAHALRADAIALPYLGVDNDAGKIDRARRAAGRAALAQARFEHVDLADPAFAFDTLGHRGSVAILDVLQFIPPAAQDRTLQAAIAMLTPGAKLVIRTGLEDGGGRARVTRAVDVFSRALGWMNAGPSRYPDADALRARFDAAGLSSEFTPLYGNTPFNNWRVVATRPARRPAPYGSASHSRGCR; encoded by the coding sequence ATGGGCGCCGCGCCGGCACGCGCGATCGCCGCCGCGTTCGCCCCCGGCCATCCGCTGGGCAACCGCTGGGACTACTACTACAGCCGCACCAAGCTCGGCAGCGACCCGCTGTACCCCGGCGTCTGCGACGCACTGCGTGGCACGGCCGCGCCGCTGCTGGACCTCGGTTGCGGGCTGGGCTTGCTGGCGCATGCGCTGCGGGCCGACGCGATCGCACTGCCGTACCTCGGGGTCGACAACGACGCCGGCAAGATCGACCGCGCCCGGCGCGCGGCCGGACGTGCCGCCCTGGCGCAGGCGCGCTTCGAGCACGTCGACCTCGCCGATCCCGCGTTCGCATTCGACACGCTCGGCCACCGCGGCAGCGTGGCTATCCTGGACGTGCTGCAGTTCATCCCGCCCGCGGCGCAGGACCGCACGCTGCAGGCCGCGATCGCGATGCTCACGCCGGGCGCGAAGCTGGTGATCCGCACGGGGCTTGAAGACGGCGGCGGGCGGGCACGGGTCACCCGCGCGGTGGACGTGTTCTCTCGCGCGCTGGGCTGGATGAATGCCGGCCCCAGCCGCTACCCCGACGCCGATGCGTTGCGTGCGCGGTTCGACGCAGCCGGCCTGTCGTCGGAGTTCACCCCGCTGTACGGCAACACGCCATTCAACAACTGGCGCGTGGTGGCGACCCGGCCGGCGCGTAGACCGGCGCCTTACGGCTCGGCCAGCCACTCCCGCGGCTGCAGGTAG